The proteins below are encoded in one region of Candidatus Poribacteria bacterium:
- a CDS encoding DUF4159 domain-containing protein: MKQRHFSVQLVNRNLRYKPHAVIASVGLHLLFVLIAALLLSGQRELNKDSFEATFVTLNPARTDVETRPTRRTVSTNIPLSREIPTNRILTQVSPMQQLPKNEREVVRQVAPLDLETDVPNPTEMAIAPTLPTGETPNASSVHSSVTPRVEAPVIEKGASSVVRSRGTNAAKSGLSEFLDGSLPTGGLGDGIDTLRNFVKIPKEKLGGILEGTGDEIRGHIRLIRLKHSLSDWWQDPTAIPALIKWLEDHTPIRADMDFAGGALRLTDPQIMDAPLIIMTGHDKDITVGRGLAKDGPLQTGFTSAERAALRKYIVEKGGMLFFDDCGFNGLFAHVVADELRQIFPEYPLDILPHDHEIYSIHYHLPKPPTGGDVFWGNENNAQPTQFRFQKGIIIDDRLAVVYNRKDYMCAMETAEIESRTMLRLRRSTDVYRFMSNLLIYALKYGGNIDRTGYAE, translated from the coding sequence ATGAAACAGAGACATTTTTCGGTGCAGCTTGTAAACCGAAACTTGCGATACAAACCTCATGCAGTCATCGCCTCAGTCGGATTGCATCTGCTCTTTGTACTGATAGCAGCCTTGCTGCTGTCTGGACAGCGGGAGTTGAATAAAGATTCATTTGAGGCGACCTTCGTTACGCTCAATCCTGCCAGAACGGATGTGGAAACCCGCCCAACTCGGCGGACCGTCTCGACGAACATTCCACTTTCAAGAGAAATCCCCACGAATCGCATACTAACACAAGTGTCGCCTATGCAGCAACTTCCAAAGAACGAAAGGGAGGTTGTGCGGCAAGTAGCACCATTAGACCTCGAAACCGATGTCCCGAATCCTACGGAAATGGCGATAGCACCGACACTCCCCACCGGTGAGACCCCTAATGCTTCATCCGTACATTCATCTGTTACTCCCAGAGTAGAAGCACCCGTCATAGAAAAAGGTGCATCTTCCGTCGTAAGAAGTCGAGGCACCAATGCTGCTAAAAGTGGACTTTCAGAATTTCTGGACGGCTCTTTGCCGACAGGAGGTTTAGGAGATGGAATTGATACATTGCGGAATTTTGTAAAGATACCGAAAGAAAAATTAGGCGGTATCCTTGAAGGCACAGGAGACGAGATCCGTGGGCATATCCGGTTAATTCGACTCAAACATTCACTTTCGGATTGGTGGCAGGATCCGACTGCCATTCCAGCACTCATCAAATGGTTGGAAGATCACACCCCGATTCGAGCGGATATGGATTTCGCTGGCGGTGCGCTACGACTCACCGATCCACAGATTATGGATGCCCCACTCATCATCATGACAGGACACGACAAAGATATTACCGTCGGACGAGGGCTGGCGAAAGATGGTCCGCTGCAAACAGGTTTCACATCAGCAGAGCGTGCCGCACTTCGGAAATATATCGTTGAAAAGGGTGGGATGCTGTTTTTCGATGACTGCGGCTTCAACGGACTTTTCGCACATGTCGTCGCCGATGAACTCAGGCAGATTTTTCCAGAGTACCCGCTTGATATTCTACCCCACGATCATGAAATCTACAGTATTCATTACCATTTGCCGAAACCGCCTACCGGTGGCGATGTATTCTGGGGCAATGAGAACAACGCACAACCGACGCAGTTCCGTTTTCAGAAAGGGATTATCATCGACGATCGGTTAGCGGTGGTTTACAATCGCAAGGATTATATGTGTGCAATGGAGACTGCAGAAATTGAGAGCCGCACGATGCTGCGGCTCCGACGTTCTACGGATGTCTATCGGTTTATGTCGAATCTGCTAATTTATGCGCTGAAATATGGCGGGAACATAGATAGGACAGGGTATGCGGAGTAA
- a CDS encoding STAS domain-containing protein, with amino-acid sequence MQVNIQNKNFTILEIQGRVVGQDAVVLKTMLEEHIQALEAQGGVPTLIFNMSGAQTMDSAGLGVLITTSTQIRQNGGRTALVNVNKGIRRMLIRTNLTSLFEFPKNLAEAIAKSF; translated from the coding sequence ATGCAAGTCAATATTCAAAATAAAAACTTCACAATTTTAGAGATTCAAGGAAGAGTCGTCGGACAAGATGCGGTCGTGCTTAAAACCATGCTTGAGGAACATATTCAGGCACTTGAGGCGCAAGGTGGAGTTCCCACACTCATTTTCAATATGTCTGGGGCACAGACAATGGATAGTGCGGGCTTAGGTGTGCTTATCACTACCAGCACCCAGATCCGTCAGAATGGGGGACGGACGGCACTTGTTAACGTCAATAAGGGCATCAGACGTATGTTAATTCGGACAAACCTGACATCACTTTTTGAATTTCCCAAAAACCTTGCAGAAGCGATAGCCAAAAGTTTCTAA
- a CDS encoding DUF1854 domain-containing protein, with the protein MKNENGKKEGTLTTDDTAKPESSEPDDFTPRYLDAAQLTFTRAEVGTARLEIQDEVCHLRVLVRRLMPLSNPDGYISIAADEDTEIGILVNPSELTPESQKILREELDKRYFTPTIQKVYRVKEQFGIHEWEVQTARGRITFSVRGLNQNIKQVPPARLFVTDVQGNRYDIPDYRELDAQSYLQIQRHL; encoded by the coding sequence ATGAAAAATGAAAACGGAAAAAAAGAGGGCACACTTACCACAGATGACACGGCAAAACCGGAGTCGTCTGAACCGGATGACTTTACGCCGCGTTATTTGGATGCAGCCCAACTCACGTTCACGCGTGCTGAAGTCGGGACAGCACGGCTCGAAATTCAGGATGAGGTCTGTCATCTACGCGTGCTGGTGAGAAGGCTCATGCCGCTCAGCAACCCAGATGGTTACATCTCCATCGCTGCCGATGAGGACACTGAAATCGGGATTCTCGTGAACCCATCAGAACTCACACCGGAGAGTCAGAAAATCCTACGAGAAGAGTTGGATAAACGATATTTCACACCCACAATTCAGAAAGTGTATCGTGTAAAAGAGCAATTCGGCATCCATGAGTGGGAGGTCCAAACGGCGCGGGGACGTATAACGTTCTCGGTGCGTGGGCTGAACCAGAATATCAAACAGGTGCCCCCGGCACGACTTTTTGTGACAGACGTACAAGGGAACCGGTACGATATTCCAGATTATCGGGAGTTAGATGCACAGAGTTATCTACAAATTCAGCGGCATCTCTAA
- a CDS encoding membrane dipeptidase, with amino-acid sequence MLIVDAHLDLSMNALQGNRDLLSSAYTIRTQEARTSGNQGTVALPEMRQGRIALSFVTLFARSTGRPSPHSDFASPAQSYGIAQGQLAYYRALERMGYVRIITDREQLDSHVNAWQSWESTAIGDASDYDNAPPLGFVISMEGADPILYPTQLQDWVDGGLRLIGLTHYGPGRYAGGTGTEIGLTELGRPLLAEMERLGVILDLTHCSDQAFWQALEHYNGLVLASHNNCRALVPHQRQFSDEQLRAIFERDGVIGAAFDAWMLQPGWVTGESSNGGVTLNNVVDHIDYVCQLAGNNRHAAIGTDLDGGYGREQSPSDLDTIADLQKIPGLLADRGYSDDDITAIMHGNWLRFLHKAWS; translated from the coding sequence ATGCTTATTGTTGATGCCCACCTTGATCTATCCATGAATGCGTTACAAGGCAACCGAGACTTACTGAGTTCCGCCTATACGATTCGTACCCAAGAGGCGCGTACGTCCGGAAACCAAGGCACCGTCGCACTCCCAGAGATGCGTCAAGGACGAATTGCGCTGAGTTTCGTCACGCTATTTGCCCGCTCCACCGGTAGACCCTCTCCGCATTCTGATTTTGCGTCGCCTGCTCAATCCTACGGTATCGCACAAGGGCAATTGGCTTACTACCGTGCCTTAGAAAGAATGGGATACGTCCGCATTATCACGGACCGGGAACAATTAGACAGCCACGTCAACGCTTGGCAGAGTTGGGAGAGCACAGCGATAGGCGATGCCAGCGACTACGATAATGCCCCTCCCTTGGGGTTCGTGATTAGTATGGAGGGTGCCGACCCGATCCTTTATCCGACCCAATTACAAGATTGGGTTGATGGTGGGTTGCGTCTGATCGGACTAACACACTACGGTCCCGGACGTTACGCCGGTGGAACAGGCACAGAAATCGGATTAACCGAACTCGGTCGTCCTTTGCTCGCTGAAATGGAACGTTTAGGCGTTATCCTTGACCTCACGCACTGCTCCGATCAGGCATTCTGGCAGGCATTAGAGCACTACAACGGATTAGTCCTCGCGAGTCATAATAACTGCCGGGCACTGGTGCCGCATCAGCGTCAGTTCAGCGATGAACAATTACGGGCAATCTTTGAACGGGATGGGGTCATCGGTGCTGCTTTTGATGCATGGATGCTTCAACCGGGTTGGGTTACGGGTGAGAGTTCCAATGGAGGAGTTACTTTGAACAATGTCGTTGACCATATTGACTATGTTTGTCAACTGGCGGGCAACAACCGGCACGCTGCTATTGGCACGGATTTGGATGGCGGTTATGGGCGTGAGCAATCCCCCAGCGACTTGGACACCATCGCTGATCTGCAGAAGATACCGGGCTTATTGGCAGATCGTGGCTATAGCGACGATGATATCACCGCCATCATGCACGGCAACTGGCTGCGATTTTTGCACAAAGCATGGTCTTAG